A genome region from Pseudomonas leptonychotis includes the following:
- a CDS encoding tautomerase family protein gives MITVYGIDVHLNPIKAKMSDALHRCMTSALGLPEDKRAHRFVPLEKTNFYYPGGRSEKYTVIEISMISGRTEETKKKLIKQIFSAFERDLSISPIDVEITIFEQPSHCWGFRGITGDEATLSYKVNV, from the coding sequence ATGATCACTGTCTATGGAATTGATGTTCACTTAAATCCCATAAAAGCAAAGATGTCTGATGCGCTGCATAGATGCATGACTTCGGCTCTTGGGCTGCCTGAGGATAAGCGCGCTCACCGTTTCGTCCCGCTTGAAAAAACAAATTTCTATTACCCAGGCGGCAGGTCTGAAAAATACACAGTCATAGAAATCAGCATGATTTCTGGGCGTACTGAAGAAACAAAAAAGAAACTCATAAAGCAAATATTTTCAGCTTTTGAGCGTGACTTATCCATTAGCCCTATTGATGTCGAAATAACAATATTTGAGCAGCCAAGTCATTGCTGGGGTTTTCGAGGAATCACAGGCGATGAGGCAACCTTAAGTTACAAGGTAAACGTATAA